aggggggggggagcgGGAGAGCGTGGTATGCGCGCCCACGCCAGATGCGAAAGACAACGGCTGATGCACAAGAAATAAGGAGATtgtgggggcgaatcatttttttagaTCCGATGAACGAGACGACTCACATCTGACGGCCCGCGCGAGAcccgcccaaatttgggccggtgcgccggcgcctatcaGCCCNNNNNNNNNNNNNNNNNNNNNNNNNNNNNNNNNNNNNNNNNNNNNNNNNNNNNNNNNNNNNNNNNNNNNNNNNNNNNNNNNNNNNNNNNNNNNNNNNNNNNNNNNNNNNNNNNNNNNNNNNNNNNNNNNNNNNNNNNNNNNNNNNNNNNNNNNNNNNNNNNNNNNNNNNNNNNNNNNNNNNNNNNNNNNNNNNNNNNNNNNNNNNNNNNNNNNNNNNNNNTGCCACGAATCCTGGTGACGAGATCTACCGTGAAGCGATAGGGACGGTGCAGTGCGGTGACCgaggggagagggggggggggagcggGAGAGCGTGGTATGCGCGCCCACGCCAGATGCGAAAGACAACGGCTGATGCACAAGAAATAAGGAGATtgtgggggcgaatcatttttttagaTCCGATGAACGAGACGACTCACATCTGACGGCCCGCGCGAGAcccgcccaaatttgggccggtgcgccggcgcctatcaGCCCCCTTGGCAAAATCAACCTGTCGGGCCGATCGACTTCGGCCCTACAGCAACTACAGCCCACTGCCCTCTCCTCTGCTCCGATGCCAAATTGCCAATCCCGTTCCAAGTGAGAATGCAACAAAGAGCTCACCGTCACCtcaaaaatcaaaaaataaaaataaaattaaaatcaGACGAGTTACCGGCGCTCGTACGCAGGCGCCAGCCAGACTCGTCGGCCGTGCTGGCGGTGGCGTGGAGACGAGACGCCACCGTCGTGCAACCTGGGCATGGGGAGCCAGTGGACCTGATGCACTCCAGGCGGCGGAGTGGGCGAGGGCGAGGCGAGGAGATGGTCTCGTCGGCGTCCAGCCGCCGGGCGATTACGACGAGCCGGATCACTTCATCAACCCCGTCTTAAATCTAAAGGCCTCCTCCGTTGGCTGGAAACTGGGAAGAGCGCCAGGATCCAGGCCCGCCTTCGCCCGCCCGCCAGGTGCTTGCGTTTATTCCCATTCCGTCCCACTGCGTCATGAACTCCTGAATCGTGATACGTCCCTAGCTGGATGGATTAGCCAGCTAATGAGAAGTGCCGGAGTGCTTGACCTCGATTATAAGTAGGATGGGAATTGTAGAGCATGCTTCTTTCATCACCAATTCTCAACAGAGCTGTTCGGGTTCGAGATTTGGATTCTCTCACTGGTGAGTGCATACTGTAGTAGGGCGGGAAGAGCTAAAGGGAAGGAAGGTTTGATTGATGAGCTGCACTGGGCGTACTTGAGCATTTAGGAGTAGCACATTATGCATGAATATTACGGAGCTGCAATGGCGACGGCCTCTATTATTATTAGTATTCATCTATATGATTCAGGGATGGCAAAAAGAGATAATGGAGCTATGGAGTTATTATTGACTTCAGAGGAGCCGTGTTGATAGGGATGTAAGTGGACTGCGTCCGCATGTCGGCAAACAGAAAAATTAAGCGAATTGGTGCAATTTTTTGCTTCACGGACAGATGGGGACGGCGCGGCCGCGCGGACACGTCTGCCTGCATCCCTAGTTCCCTACGCGTTGATGAACAGTAAGAAGACGACTTCCGACGACTTGAGGTGCTAATGGTATGGGCGTGTCGGAAAACTTAGCTTTCTCTAATCCATCCAGACCATCCAATAGTTCTTCAAGCCATCAAGACTGTCCAATTATCTGTGTGAATTGAGTGGCAGGCAGCTGCGCATCCTTTTCCTCACCACTACCTCTCCTCTACTTCCAATAAGATGGAGATGGAGCTCTCTTCAACCGATTACTGAGTGAGAGCCGGAGACAGCAGGCAAAAGCCAGAGATGGGTACCTCAGGTGCTGTGGAATGGTGGGAGGAGTGGCAGCTGCGTGTCCTCGTCCTGGGCAGCCTCTTCGTCCAGTGGCTCCTCTTCCTCTCCGCTGCCTACCGTAAGCATGCTATCCCTTCCTGGTTCAGATCCATAATATGGCTTGCATACCTAGGCAGTGATGCCCTGGCAATATACGCCCTTGCCATCCTTTTCGGACGCCAGAGGAGGCAGGATTGTAGCTCTGGGCAGGGCAATAGTATACTGGAGGTGGTGTGGGCGCCGGTTCTCCTGACACACCTCGGTGGACAGGACTGTATATCTGCCTACAACATTGAAGACAACGAGCTATGGACACGGCATGTCGTCACGGCCGTGTCCCAGATCACCGTAGCCATCTACGTGTTCTGCAAATCGTGGACAGGCGGCGACAAGAGGTTGTTGCAGGCAGCAATCTTGTTCTTTGTCCCCGGGATCCTCAAATGCATAGAGAAGCCCTGGGCTCTCAAGAGCGCTAGCATTAACAGTCTAGTCAGCCCTGCTCCGAGGAGGACCACAAACAGAGAAAGCAGGATCAACTCGCTTGAAGACTATGTGGAGATGGCAAGGGCTTTTGTCCAGACCAACCCTCGTCGTCAAGCACAAGAAAGTGATGGAGTTCACCTTCAGGCTGACACCCATGTGCCTCAAGCACAAGGAGAAGATGAAGCACTGGACCTTGAGGCCGATCATCAACCTGGAGCACAAGGAGAAGCTGCTGTGATGGATCTTGAGTCTGACAGCCACCTTCAGACATCAAGCATATGGAGAAGTTGCCTAAACCAAATAAACGTAAAAATGAGAAGCCTCGGAAACCAAGAAAGGGAACAAAGAAGCCGACTCGATGACTATAATATGGACCTTGGGGCCTATAAGCTATTTCTGGACCTTGCATCACCGTATTCTGATCGAGTTGGTATCCTAAAATCCTTCTGGGTGCTCGAGGGAAAACAAGCATATGCTTTGTTGCAAAATAAACTATTTGGAGCATTTGATCTTCTCTACACTAAAAGAAAGATGTTCATCTTATGGGATGAGAGAAGCAAGGTAAACGTAAGTATCTTGGGGCTTCTTTCTAGCTGGTTACGGGTTTCAGCTCTGCTTCTGCCATGGGCTGCCATCGGCCTCTTCCACAATAGTCACAGTGAAGCTTATAATGCTGACGATGTCAAGGTTACATATGCCTTATTCTACTGTACAGCCGTGCTGGAGTTTTTCAGTATTTCTTTGATGAGAGAAAGTATTGCAAAGGGTCAAGTGAAATTCAATTTGGAATCTCTGGTTGCTGGCCTTATTGGTAGCCTACTAAGTGCTCCGAGTAATGAGGTACTGGAAACTAGCTTTGTAGGCCAATATACACTGGTAGGATTCTTTGCTCGCAACAAAAGGCACATCAAGAAGATGTGCATCGTGAACTTCTTCAATTGCAAGGACTTTCTTGACCAACATTGGTCCATGAAGCCCTGCGACGCATCTTTTGCCGTCACAGAGTTGGTTCTTAAGTATGTGAAGAACGGGTGGGAAGATCAAATGAAGGATGTTGACAGTTATTGGAAGTTCAATGACCGCAGAGGCCTATGGACACTTCAGGCCAACAAGTGCGAGCAAGACCTCGGTTGCAGCATAAGGAGGCCATTCGACGAGAGCATCCTTCTCTGGCACATCGCCACGGATTTCTGCTTCTACTTCATGGGAGCATCAGCAGATCACCGGTGTGCCACTGCTCAATGTATTCAAGATGCATCTGGTGATGGCCATGGGTGTGCTGTTTGGTGTGAAAGATCTCCTCATCACAAAAGAGCCATCCGGTGCAGGGAAATGTCCAATTACATGATATATCTACTGTTTGTCAATCCTGAGATGCTACTGGCCGGCACCAGAAGACATCTTTTTATGACCGCTAATGCTGAAGTTGAGGAGATCCTCATGGATGAGAAGCCATCGCTCAAGAAGATTTTCAAGGCCAAAAGTCCATGGCTCATGGACATCCTAAAAGGAGAAAAGCAATGGCTTAAAGACATCCTGACGGAAGAAAAGCAACGGCTGAAAGACATTTTCAGTAGCGAAGATTCACTTCCATGGAAGGTTCTCAAGGGCGTGTCGAAGTGGATCCTCAGCAGCAAAGGCTCACTTTACTGGAAGGTTAGCAACGGCCT
Above is a window of Triticum dicoccoides isolate Atlit2015 ecotype Zavitan chromosome 5B, WEW_v2.0, whole genome shotgun sequence DNA encoding:
- the LOC119311481 gene encoding uncharacterized protein LOC119311481; this encodes MGTSGAVEWWEEWQLRVLVLGSLFVQWLLFLSAAYRKHAIPSWFRSIIWLAYLGSDALAIYALAILFGRQRRQDCSSGQGNSILEVVWAPVLLTHLGGQDCISAYNIEDNELWTRHVVTAVSQITVAIYVFCKSWTGGDKRLLQAAILFFVPGILKCIEKPWALKSASINSLVSPAPRRTTNRESRINSLEDYVEMARAFVQTNPRRQAQESDGVHLQADTHVPQAQGEDEALDLEADHQPGAQGEAAVMDLESDSHLQTSSIWRSCLNQINVKMRSLGNQEREQRSRLDDYNMDLGAYKLFLDLASPYSDRVGILKSFWVLEGKQAYALLQNKLFGAFDLLYTKRKMFILWDERSKVNVSILGLLSSWLRVSALLLPWAAIGLFHNSHSEAYNADDVKVTYALFYCTAVLEFFSISLMRESIAKGQVKFNLESLVAGLIGSLLSAPSNEVLETSFVGQYTLVGFFARNKRHIKKMCIVNFFNCKDFLDQHWSMKPCDASFAVTELVLKYVKNGWEDQMKDVDSYWKFNDRRGLWTLQANKCEQDLGCSIRRPFDESILLWHIATDFCFYFMGASADHRCATAQCIQDASGDGHGCAVWCERSPHHKRAIRCREMSNYMIYLLFVNPEMLLAGTRRHLFMTANAEVEEILMDEKPSLKKIFKAKSPWLMDILKGEKQWLKDILTEEKQRLKDIFSSEDSLPWKVLKGVSKWILSSKGSLYWKVSNGLSKEVLKAEKEWLEKIERELVQIIISRVQPTECREVSECTELPPDAEMYPTTQFIHDAWKLAKALLDLGDDNKMWGVIEGVWVEMLCFSASRGRGYLHAKSLGTGEELLTYVWLLLSCMGMETLPERLQRTDLSSGEGNAGAAPSTSQTYGIQYPARFGRLRSHEEEAAAAGASTSHPQEILPAD